The proteins below are encoded in one region of Pleuronectes platessa chromosome 14, fPlePla1.1, whole genome shotgun sequence:
- the LOC128455972 gene encoding claudin-10: protein MKKRLVQILGFLISSLGWLFVLCTMAMDYWRITQLGGQGGSFIIRVAWYWSNLWKDCFSDSTAVTNCRDFPVLWTVTPFVQGVRGLLMFGLTFGFFAVLLCFLGMECTFIGGADKTKDKMVFAGAICHVVGSVAGVAAYCLYIYRVARTTFAASIGPGVLRYDLGPPIFLGLVGCFLILLGAIFYAVTVCRAIWPKSKGVYSYQGGTYMVPRSRGQTYTGYYRPSLQYGSYLGSGRTSSSKISKLSQTTPTTTVSERDAFV from the exons ATGAAGAAACGACTGGTTCAAATACTTGGCTTCCTGATTTCGTCCCTGGGATGGTTGTTTGTGCTGTGCACTATGGCCATGGACTACTGGAGGATCACACAGTTGGGAGGACAAGGGGGCTCGTTCATCATCAGAGTGGCCTGGTACTGGTCCAACCTGTGGAAGGATTGTTTCTCTGATTCCACCGCCGTCACCAACTGCAGAGACTTCCCTGTGCTCTGGACCGTCACCC CTTTCGTCCAGGGGGTTCGAGGATTGCTGATGTTCGGGTTAACGTTTGGATTCTTTGCTGTATTGCTTTGCTTTCTCGGAATGGAGTGCACTTTTATCGGTGGAGCTGATAAAACCAAGGACAAAATGGTTTTCGCCGGTGCAATATGCCACGTGGTCGGAA GTGTAGCGGGAGTTGCTGCCTACTGCCTGTACATCTACAGGGTCGCCAGAACAACCTTTGCTGCTAGTATAGGACCAGGAGTCTTACG GTATGACCTAGGCCCTCCCATATTTCTTGGATTGGTGGGATGTTTCTTAATCCTGTTGGGTGCAATCTTTTATGCTGTGACAGTCTGCAGAGCAATATGGCCAAAAAG TAAAGGGGTTTATTCCTATCAAGGAGGCACATACATGGTCCCTCGCTCCAGAGGACAAACGTACACTGGATACTACAGGCCCTCGTTGCAGTACGGATCTTACCTTGGCTCAGGACGGACCAGCAGCTCCAAGATCTCAAAGCTCTCTCAGACAACACCGACCACCACAGTCTCAGAAAGAGATGCATTCGTTTAA
- the LOC128455974 gene encoding claudin-10 isoform X5, with product MSNFYVEIVAFILNISGWVLVCSTLPMDYWKVYSLDGVVLATATYWSNLWKTCVMDLTGVSDCKGFPSLLALDGRLFFMLIECLGYIHTCRGLMIAAVCLGFFGSAFALFGMKCTKIGGSERTNGRITCVAGVDFILSGMNWELLYILDSEAQSSVSLEAACSVSPSQIPSPKGLFTVRKTLSTMVQPDVFISPPTQESGQAM from the exons ATGAGCAACTTTTATGTGGAGATCGTGGCCTTCATATTAAACATTTCTGGGTGGGTGCTGGTGTGCTCCACCTTGCCGATGGACTACTGGAAGGTCTACTCACTAGATGGAGTAGTTTTAGCCACTGCTACCTACTGGTCCAATCTGTGGAAGACATGTGTCATGGATTTGACAGGAGTCTCCGACTGCAAAGGCTTTCCCTCCTTGCTGGCACTGGACGGTCGGCTCTTTTTCATGTTGATTGAATGCTTGG GTTACATCCACACATGCAGAGGACTGATGATCGCTGCCGTCTGTTTGGGTTTCTTTGGTTCTGCATTTGCCCTGTTTGGAATGAAATGCACCAAAATCGGAGGAAGTGAAAGAACCAACGGGAGGATCACCTGCGTTGCTGGTGTTGATTTCATTCTAAGTG GTATGAACTGGGAGCTGCTCTATATATTGGATTCGGAGGCTCAGTCCTCTGTATCATTGGAGGCAGCATgctctgtttctccttcacaAATTCCTTCACCAAAAGGTTTGT TCACAGTCAGGAAAACTCTATCTACAATGGTGCAGCCTGACGTTTTCATATCTCCTCCAACCCAAGAGAGCGGGCAAGCAATGTAA
- the LOC128455974 gene encoding claudin-10 isoform X7 → MSNFYVEIVAFILNISGWVLVCSTLPMDYWKVYSLDGVVLATATYWSNLWKTCVMDLTGVSDCKGFPSLLALDGRLFFMLIECLGYIHTCRGLMIAAVCLGFFGSAFALFGMKCTKIGGSERTNGRITCVAGVDFILSGMNWELLYILDSEAQSSVSLEAACSVSPSQIPSPKGLFRKTLSTMVQPDVFISPPTQESGQAM, encoded by the exons ATGAGCAACTTTTATGTGGAGATCGTGGCCTTCATATTAAACATTTCTGGGTGGGTGCTGGTGTGCTCCACCTTGCCGATGGACTACTGGAAGGTCTACTCACTAGATGGAGTAGTTTTAGCCACTGCTACCTACTGGTCCAATCTGTGGAAGACATGTGTCATGGATTTGACAGGAGTCTCCGACTGCAAAGGCTTTCCCTCCTTGCTGGCACTGGACGGTCGGCTCTTTTTCATGTTGATTGAATGCTTGG GTTACATCCACACATGCAGAGGACTGATGATCGCTGCCGTCTGTTTGGGTTTCTTTGGTTCTGCATTTGCCCTGTTTGGAATGAAATGCACCAAAATCGGAGGAAGTGAAAGAACCAACGGGAGGATCACCTGCGTTGCTGGTGTTGATTTCATTCTAAGTG GTATGAACTGGGAGCTGCTCTATATATTGGATTCGGAGGCTCAGTCCTCTGTATCATTGGAGGCAGCATgctctgtttctccttcacaAATTCCTTCACCAAAAGGTTTGT TCAGGAAAACTCTATCTACAATGGTGCAGCCTGACGTTTTCATATCTCCTCCAACCCAAGAGAGCGGGCAAGCAATGTAA
- the LOC128455974 gene encoding claudin-10 isoform X8, translating into MSNFYVEIVAFILNISGWVLVCSTLPMDYWKVYSLDGVVLATATYWSNLWKTCVMDLTGVSDCKGFPSLLALDGRLFFMLIECLGYIHTCRGLMIAAVCLGFFGSAFALFGMKCTKIGGSERTNGRITCVAGVDFILSGMNWELLYILDSEAQSSVSLEAACSVSPSQIPSPKVRKTLSTMVQPDVFISPPTQESGQAM; encoded by the exons ATGAGCAACTTTTATGTGGAGATCGTGGCCTTCATATTAAACATTTCTGGGTGGGTGCTGGTGTGCTCCACCTTGCCGATGGACTACTGGAAGGTCTACTCACTAGATGGAGTAGTTTTAGCCACTGCTACCTACTGGTCCAATCTGTGGAAGACATGTGTCATGGATTTGACAGGAGTCTCCGACTGCAAAGGCTTTCCCTCCTTGCTGGCACTGGACGGTCGGCTCTTTTTCATGTTGATTGAATGCTTGG GTTACATCCACACATGCAGAGGACTGATGATCGCTGCCGTCTGTTTGGGTTTCTTTGGTTCTGCATTTGCCCTGTTTGGAATGAAATGCACCAAAATCGGAGGAAGTGAAAGAACCAACGGGAGGATCACCTGCGTTGCTGGTGTTGATTTCATTCTAAGTG GTATGAACTGGGAGCTGCTCTATATATTGGATTCGGAGGCTCAGTCCTCTGTATCATTGGAGGCAGCATgctctgtttctccttcacaAATTCCTTCACCAAAAG TCAGGAAAACTCTATCTACAATGGTGCAGCCTGACGTTTTCATATCTCCTCCAACCCAAGAGAGCGGGCAAGCAATGTAA
- the LOC128455974 gene encoding claudin-10 isoform X1, producing MSNFYVEIVAFILNISGWVLVCSTLPMDYWKVYSLDGVVLATATYWSNLWKTCVMDLTGVSDCKGFPSLLALDGRLFFMLIECLGYIHTCRGLMIAAVCLGFFGSAFALFGMKCTKIGGSERTNGRITCVAGVDFILSGLCSLSAFSIYANQITSEFFDPKFFGQKYELGAALYIGFGGSVLCIIGGSMLCFSFTNSFTKRFVHSQENSIYNGAA from the exons ATGAGCAACTTTTATGTGGAGATCGTGGCCTTCATATTAAACATTTCTGGGTGGGTGCTGGTGTGCTCCACCTTGCCGATGGACTACTGGAAGGTCTACTCACTAGATGGAGTAGTTTTAGCCACTGCTACCTACTGGTCCAATCTGTGGAAGACATGTGTCATGGATTTGACAGGAGTCTCCGACTGCAAAGGCTTTCCCTCCTTGCTGGCACTGGACGGTCGGCTCTTTTTCATGTTGATTGAATGCTTGG GTTACATCCACACATGCAGAGGACTGATGATCGCTGCCGTCTGTTTGGGTTTCTTTGGTTCTGCATTTGCCCTGTTTGGAATGAAATGCACCAAAATCGGAGGAAGTGAAAGAACCAACGGGAGGATCACCTGCGTTGCTGGTGTTGATTTCATTCTAAGTG GCCTCTGCTCACTGTCAGCGTTCTCCATTTACGCAAATCAGATCACATCAGAGTTTTTTGACCCAAAGTTTTTTGGTCAAAA GTATGAACTGGGAGCTGCTCTATATATTGGATTCGGAGGCTCAGTCCTCTGTATCATTGGAGGCAGCATgctctgtttctccttcacaAATTCCTTCACCAAAAGGTTTGT TCACAGTCAGGAAAACTCTATCTACAATGGTGCAGCCTGA
- the LOC128455974 gene encoding claudin-10 isoform X3, producing MSNFYVEIVAFILNISGWVLVCSTLPMDYWKVYSLDGVVLATATYWSNLWKTCVMDLTGVSDCKGFPSLLALDGRLFFMLIECLGYIHTCRGLMIAAVCLGFFGSAFALFGMKCTKIGGSERTNGRITCVAGVDFILSGLCSLSAFSIYANQITSEFFDPKFFGQKYELGAALYIGFGGSVLCIIGGSMLCFSFTNSFTKRFVQENSIYNGAA from the exons ATGAGCAACTTTTATGTGGAGATCGTGGCCTTCATATTAAACATTTCTGGGTGGGTGCTGGTGTGCTCCACCTTGCCGATGGACTACTGGAAGGTCTACTCACTAGATGGAGTAGTTTTAGCCACTGCTACCTACTGGTCCAATCTGTGGAAGACATGTGTCATGGATTTGACAGGAGTCTCCGACTGCAAAGGCTTTCCCTCCTTGCTGGCACTGGACGGTCGGCTCTTTTTCATGTTGATTGAATGCTTGG GTTACATCCACACATGCAGAGGACTGATGATCGCTGCCGTCTGTTTGGGTTTCTTTGGTTCTGCATTTGCCCTGTTTGGAATGAAATGCACCAAAATCGGAGGAAGTGAAAGAACCAACGGGAGGATCACCTGCGTTGCTGGTGTTGATTTCATTCTAAGTG GCCTCTGCTCACTGTCAGCGTTCTCCATTTACGCAAATCAGATCACATCAGAGTTTTTTGACCCAAAGTTTTTTGGTCAAAA GTATGAACTGGGAGCTGCTCTATATATTGGATTCGGAGGCTCAGTCCTCTGTATCATTGGAGGCAGCATgctctgtttctccttcacaAATTCCTTCACCAAAAGGTTTGT TCAGGAAAACTCTATCTACAATGGTGCAGCCTGA
- the LOC128455974 gene encoding claudin-10 isoform X4, producing MSNFYVEIVAFILNISGWVLVCSTLPMDYWKVYSLDGVVLATATYWSNLWKTCVMDLTGVSDCKGFPSLLALDGRLFFMLIECLGYIHTCRGLMIAAVCLGFFGSAFALFGMKCTKIGGSERTNGRITCVAGVDFILSGLCSLSAFSIYANQITSEFFDPKFFGQKYELGAALYIGFGGSVLCIIGGSMLCFSFTNSFTKSQENSIYNGAA from the exons ATGAGCAACTTTTATGTGGAGATCGTGGCCTTCATATTAAACATTTCTGGGTGGGTGCTGGTGTGCTCCACCTTGCCGATGGACTACTGGAAGGTCTACTCACTAGATGGAGTAGTTTTAGCCACTGCTACCTACTGGTCCAATCTGTGGAAGACATGTGTCATGGATTTGACAGGAGTCTCCGACTGCAAAGGCTTTCCCTCCTTGCTGGCACTGGACGGTCGGCTCTTTTTCATGTTGATTGAATGCTTGG GTTACATCCACACATGCAGAGGACTGATGATCGCTGCCGTCTGTTTGGGTTTCTTTGGTTCTGCATTTGCCCTGTTTGGAATGAAATGCACCAAAATCGGAGGAAGTGAAAGAACCAACGGGAGGATCACCTGCGTTGCTGGTGTTGATTTCATTCTAAGTG GCCTCTGCTCACTGTCAGCGTTCTCCATTTACGCAAATCAGATCACATCAGAGTTTTTTGACCCAAAGTTTTTTGGTCAAAA GTATGAACTGGGAGCTGCTCTATATATTGGATTCGGAGGCTCAGTCCTCTGTATCATTGGAGGCAGCATgctctgtttctccttcacaAATTCCTTCACCAAAAG TCAGGAAAACTCTATCTACAATGGTGCAGCCTGA
- the LOC128455974 gene encoding claudin-10 isoform X2, with amino-acid sequence MSNFYVEIVAFILNISGWVLVCSTLPMDYWKVYSLDGVVLATATYWSNLWKTCVMDLTGVSDCKGFPSLLALDGRLFFMLIECLGYIHTCRGLMIAAVCLGFFGSAFALFGMKCTKIGGSERTNGRITCVAGVDFILSGLCSLSAFSIYANQITSEFFDPKFFGQKYELGAALYIGFGGSVLCIIGGSMLCFSFTNSFTKSHSQENSIYNGAA; translated from the exons ATGAGCAACTTTTATGTGGAGATCGTGGCCTTCATATTAAACATTTCTGGGTGGGTGCTGGTGTGCTCCACCTTGCCGATGGACTACTGGAAGGTCTACTCACTAGATGGAGTAGTTTTAGCCACTGCTACCTACTGGTCCAATCTGTGGAAGACATGTGTCATGGATTTGACAGGAGTCTCCGACTGCAAAGGCTTTCCCTCCTTGCTGGCACTGGACGGTCGGCTCTTTTTCATGTTGATTGAATGCTTGG GTTACATCCACACATGCAGAGGACTGATGATCGCTGCCGTCTGTTTGGGTTTCTTTGGTTCTGCATTTGCCCTGTTTGGAATGAAATGCACCAAAATCGGAGGAAGTGAAAGAACCAACGGGAGGATCACCTGCGTTGCTGGTGTTGATTTCATTCTAAGTG GCCTCTGCTCACTGTCAGCGTTCTCCATTTACGCAAATCAGATCACATCAGAGTTTTTTGACCCAAAGTTTTTTGGTCAAAA GTATGAACTGGGAGCTGCTCTATATATTGGATTCGGAGGCTCAGTCCTCTGTATCATTGGAGGCAGCATgctctgtttctccttcacaAATTCCTTCACCAAAAG TCACAGTCAGGAAAACTCTATCTACAATGGTGCAGCCTGA
- the LOC128455974 gene encoding claudin-10 isoform X6 encodes MSNFYVEIVAFILNISGWVLVCSTLPMDYWKVYSLDGVVLATATYWSNLWKTCVMDLTGVSDCKGFPSLLALDGYIHTCRGLMIAAVCLGFFGSAFALFGMKCTKIGGSERTNGRITCVAGVDFILSGLCSLSAFSIYANQITSEFFDPKFFGQKYELGAALYIGFGGSVLCIIGGSMLCFSFTNSFTKSHSQENSIYNGAA; translated from the exons ATGAGCAACTTTTATGTGGAGATCGTGGCCTTCATATTAAACATTTCTGGGTGGGTGCTGGTGTGCTCCACCTTGCCGATGGACTACTGGAAGGTCTACTCACTAGATGGAGTAGTTTTAGCCACTGCTACCTACTGGTCCAATCTGTGGAAGACATGTGTCATGGATTTGACAGGAGTCTCCGACTGCAAAGGCTTTCCCTCCTTGCTGGCACTGGACG GTTACATCCACACATGCAGAGGACTGATGATCGCTGCCGTCTGTTTGGGTTTCTTTGGTTCTGCATTTGCCCTGTTTGGAATGAAATGCACCAAAATCGGAGGAAGTGAAAGAACCAACGGGAGGATCACCTGCGTTGCTGGTGTTGATTTCATTCTAAGTG GCCTCTGCTCACTGTCAGCGTTCTCCATTTACGCAAATCAGATCACATCAGAGTTTTTTGACCCAAAGTTTTTTGGTCAAAA GTATGAACTGGGAGCTGCTCTATATATTGGATTCGGAGGCTCAGTCCTCTGTATCATTGGAGGCAGCATgctctgtttctccttcacaAATTCCTTCACCAAAAG TCACAGTCAGGAAAACTCTATCTACAATGGTGCAGCCTGA
- the LOC128455971 gene encoding claudin-10 isoform X2: MGYRTVVMYMEIGCFVACVTGWILVCSTMPTEIWTWSEVDSIVLTTSNYFSNLWKDCVSDSTGVSDCKGIPSMLALNFLVLVGMKCTKIGGSEIANARVTFAGGMNYFIGGMCSMVAFSYYGNKINSEFQDPNFKAQKFEIGVGVFIGWGGSTLLVVGGLIYSIFAGREGCQSSSERYPPYQFPEAYAFIPTKRAPASLARTAMSDTRKSRKTSGSGVSSISRGSSLTKTTLSIASGVSSITKTTASNVYV, translated from the exons ATGGGTTACAGGACCGTGGTGATGTACATGGAGATCGGTTGCTTTGTCGCCTGTGTGACCGGCTGGATCCTGGTGTGTTCAACGATGCCAACAGAAATCTGGACGTGGTCTGAGGTGGACAGCATCGTCCTGACCACTTCCAACTATTTCTCCAACCTGTGGAAGGATTGTGTGTCTGATTCGACTGGAGTATCGGACTGCAAGGGAATTCCATCCATGCTGGCACTCAACT TCCTGGTCTTAGTGGGGATGAAGTGCACTAAGATTGGGGGATCGGAGATTGCTAATGCAAGAGTAACCTTTGCTGGGGGGATGAACTACTTCATCGGAG GGATGTGTTCCATGGTCGCTTTCTCTTATTATGGAAACAAAATTAATTCTGAATTTCAAGACCCAAATTTCAAAGCTCAGAA GTTTGAAATAGGTGTTGGTGTCTTTATCGGCTGGGGAGGCTCCACCTTACTTGTTGTTGGAGGCCTTATTTACAGTATCTTTGCCGGGAGGGAAGGATGTCAATCAAG CTCCGAACGCTACCCACCATACCAGTTCCCTGAAGCCTACGCATTCATCCCGACGAAAAGAGCCCCAGCGTCATTGGCCCGCACAGCGATGAGCGACACCAGGAAATCCAGGAAGACCAGTGGAAGCGGAGTCAGCAGTATCTCTCGCGGCTCCAGTCTCACCAAGACGACATTGAGTATTGCATCCGGGGTCAGCAGTATCACCAAGACGACAGCAAGCAACGTGTACGTGTAA
- the LOC128455971 gene encoding claudin-10 isoform X1 has translation MGYRTVVMYMEIGCFVACVTGWILVCSTMPTEIWTWSEVDSIVLTTSNYFSNLWKDCVSDSTGVSDCKGIPSMLALNWDIHMCRALIIISIILSFFGSVLVLVGMKCTKIGGSEIANARVTFAGGMNYFIGGMCSMVAFSYYGNKINSEFQDPNFKAQKFEIGVGVFIGWGGSTLLVVGGLIYSIFAGREGCQSSSERYPPYQFPEAYAFIPTKRAPASLARTAMSDTRKSRKTSGSGVSSISRGSSLTKTTLSIASGVSSITKTTASNVYV, from the exons ATGGGTTACAGGACCGTGGTGATGTACATGGAGATCGGTTGCTTTGTCGCCTGTGTGACCGGCTGGATCCTGGTGTGTTCAACGATGCCAACAGAAATCTGGACGTGGTCTGAGGTGGACAGCATCGTCCTGACCACTTCCAACTATTTCTCCAACCTGTGGAAGGATTGTGTGTCTGATTCGACTGGAGTATCGGACTGCAAGGGAATTCCATCCATGCTGGCACTCAACT GGGACATTCACATGTGCAGAGctctcatcatcatctccatcattCTGTCTTTCTTTGGATCAGTCCTGGTCTTAGTGGGGATGAAGTGCACTAAGATTGGGGGATCGGAGATTGCTAATGCAAGAGTAACCTTTGCTGGGGGGATGAACTACTTCATCGGAG GGATGTGTTCCATGGTCGCTTTCTCTTATTATGGAAACAAAATTAATTCTGAATTTCAAGACCCAAATTTCAAAGCTCAGAA GTTTGAAATAGGTGTTGGTGTCTTTATCGGCTGGGGAGGCTCCACCTTACTTGTTGTTGGAGGCCTTATTTACAGTATCTTTGCCGGGAGGGAAGGATGTCAATCAAG CTCCGAACGCTACCCACCATACCAGTTCCCTGAAGCCTACGCATTCATCCCGACGAAAAGAGCCCCAGCGTCATTGGCCCGCACAGCGATGAGCGACACCAGGAAATCCAGGAAGACCAGTGGAAGCGGAGTCAGCAGTATCTCTCGCGGCTCCAGTCTCACCAAGACGACATTGAGTATTGCATCCGGGGTCAGCAGTATCACCAAGACGACAGCAAGCAACGTGTACGTGTAA